From the genome of Ctenopharyngodon idella isolate HZGC_01 chromosome 23, HZGC01, whole genome shotgun sequence, one region includes:
- the snai2 gene encoding zinc finger protein SNAI2, whose translation MPRSFLVKKHFNAAKKPNYSELESPTVFISPYVLKTLPVPVIPQPEVLSPVAYNPITVWTTSSLPLSPLPSDLSPISGYPSSLSDTSSNKDHSGSESPRSDEDERIQSTKLSDAEKFQCSLCNKSYSTYSGLMKHKQLHCDAQTRKSFSCKYCEKEYVSLGALKMHIRTHTLPCVCKMCGKAFSRPWLLQGHIRTHTGEKPFSCPHCSRAFADRSNLRAHLQTHSDVKKYQCKNCSKTFSRMSLLHKHEESGCCIAH comes from the exons ATGCCGCGTTCATTCCTAGTAAAGAAGCATTTCAATGCAGCCAAGAAACCGAATTATAGTGAACTGGAGAGTCCAACAG tgtttatttccCCATATGTCTTAAAAACCCTCCCGGTGCCTGTTATACCTCAACCTGAAGTGTTAAGCCCGGTGGCGTACAACCCCATAACAGTGTGGACTACCAGCAGCCTGCCCCTGTCCCCTCTGCCCAGCGACCTGTCTCCCATCTCCGGATACCCTTCGTCCCTCTCCGACACGTCCTCTAATAAAGACCACAGCGGTTCGGAGAGCCCCAGGAGCGATGAAGACGAGCGGATACAGTCGACTAAACTGTCAGACGCTGAGAAGTTTCAGTGCAGTTTGTGTAACAAGTCCTACAGCACATATTCCGGACTCATGAAACACAAGCAGCTGCACTGCGACGCACAGACCAGGAAGTCGTTCAGCTGCAAGTACTGCGAGAAGGAATATGTGAGTCTAGGGGCCCTAAAGATGCACATAAGGACACACACACTGCCGTGCGTTTGCAAAATGTGTGGGAAAGCTTTCTCCAGACCTTGGTTGCTGCAAGGACACATTAGGACACATACAG gTGAGAAACCTTTTTCATGCCCACACTGCAGTCGTGCATTTGCGGACCGGTCGAACCTCCGAGCTCACCTGCAGACTCACTCGGATGTGAAGAAATACCAGTGCAAAAACTGCTCCAAAACCTTCTCTCGCATGTCGCTGCTGCACAAACATGAGGAATCTGGCTGTTGCATTGCACACTGA